The following DNA comes from Tunturibacter psychrotolerans.
CTCATTCGTAAGCAGGAGCGAGCGCGCTGGCCAGGCAAATCTTCGCAACCAAGTCGATCGACAAACTGATCTCTGAATCGGAGAGGCCGGAGCACGCGTTGAAGAAGACGCTTGGTCCGGTCTCATTAACTGCACTGGGTATCGGTGCGGTGATTGGGTCAGGCATTTTTACAGTAGTAGGGACCGCGATTGCGGGTGAGAAGTTCGACACCACGTCGATTCTACGAGCCCCGGTGTTGGACTATCTGATTCACCACTCAGCGCTGGCGGGACGCCCTGGCGCGGGACCTGCGCTCGCGATCTCGCTGGTGCTGGTTGCGATCGTCTGCGGTCTAACTGGACTCTGCTACGCGGAGTTGGCGTCGATGATCCCGATCGCGGGATCAGCTTACACGTATACCTATGCGACCTTGGGAGAGCTTGTTGCCTGGATCATCGGGTGGGATCTGATCCTGGAATATGCGGGCAGTAACATGGCGGTGTCCGTCGGATTTGCCGCGCATATGGTGGATCTGCTGGACTGGTTTGGATTCCATCCGGCGCTGCGCTGGATATCGCCTGCCTTTCTGCCAGGTGGTCTGCAGGACCTACAGGGACACGATTTGTATCCGCCTGGTTGGCACTTCGGCTTCGACTGGCCAGCGTTTCTGGTTGTCATGCTTCTTACTGTGGTATTGGTGCGCGGAATTCGCGAGTCCGCCAGGACCAATAACATCATGGTGCTGCTGAAACTCGCCGCGATTTTGCTGTTCATCTTCGCTGGCGCGCACTTCATCAAGCCGACGCTCTATCATCCTTACTCGCCGAACGGCTGGTCGGGCGTTCTGACAGGTGGTTCGATCATCTTCTTCACCTACATCGGGTTCGATTCGGTATCGACCGCGGCGGAGGAGTGCAGGTGTCCCCAGAAGGATGTCCCGATCGGGATCATCGCGACGCTGGTCATCTGCACGATCCTGTATATAGGTGTGGCGACGATTCTGACCGGGCTGGTGCCTTGGCAGAGCATGGTGGATGATGCTGCTCCGGTGGTGAATGCGCTGAAGAAGCTGTCGCTCGAGCCGGGAGGACATAGTCTGCATTGGGTGAGGCTGGCTGTGCTGCTCGGCGCGATGATGGGGATGATCTCGTCGATCCTGGTGTTTCAGCTGGGGCAGTCGAGAGTATGGTTCGCCATGTCGCGTGACCGGCTGCTGCCTGCGGTCTTCGGGAAGGTGCATTCGCGGTTCCGGACTCCAGCGGTTGCGACTTGGGTGGCTGGAATCGTGGTCGGAGTTCCTGCAGGGTTGCTCGACATCGGGACGCTGACGGATCTGTCGAACATCGGGACGTTGTTCGCGTTTGCTCTGGTCTCGATTGGGGTGATCATTCTGCGGTATCGTGAACCGGAGAGAAAACGGCGCTTTCGGGTTCCGTTTGGGCCTGTGATTCCGGTGCTTTCGGTGGCGTTCTGTGTGCTGCTGATGATGGGATTGCCGATCATCACGTGGATGCGGTTCTTCGTGTGGCTTGGAATTGGGTTGCTGATCTACTTCTTCTACAGCCGAAAGCGTAGTGAGTTTTACATACCCAAAGTTTAGGTGGGTCTGCGCAACGAGGTTTGTAACAAGTCTAGGATAGACAGATGGCGCGCAAACAGACGAAACAAGACGCTGAGATTGACGTCGTTGAGTGGCTGCGAAAGCTGCCGAAGGTCGAGCTGCATTTGCATCTCGAGGGAACCATTCAGCTGGATACTTTGCTCGAGTTGAGCAAGCGGCATGATGCGGAGCCGTTGACGGTTGAAGAAGCCAAGAAGCTCTATATTTATGAGAATTTTCTTGGTTTCATGGACTCGTTCAAGGCTGTTTCGGCTCGTTTGAAGGGGCCGGACGACTATGAGCTGATTACTTACAACATGATTCGGGATCTGGCGGCGCAGGGCGTGGTGCATGCCGAGGTGTATATCTCGTTCGGGATTATCTACTACTGGAAGAACCAGGAGGTGGAACCGTACGCTGAGGCGATGGAGCGCGGCCGGGTGCGGGGCGAGAAGGATTTTGGGACGACCGTCTACTGGCTTATCGATGCGGTGCGGCACTTCGGGGCGGAGGAAGCCGTGAAGGTGTTTCGGAAGGCCGCCGAGTTGCGGAAGCTGTATCCGAGCATTGTTGGGATCGGTATTGGTGGGGATGAGGCGCGGGGGAGTGCGGATATCTTCAAGGAGTCGTATGCGGAGGCCAAGGCGGCCGGGTTGCGGCTGACGGCTCACGCAGGCGAGACGATCGGGCCGGAGAGTATCTGGGCGGCGATCAACATCGGAGCGGAGCGGGTTGGGCATGCTCTTTCTGCTCAGCATGACGCGGAGTTGCTGGAGGTGCTGGCGGAGAGACAGATTCCGCTGGAGCTGAACGTGACCAGCAACATTCGGACTGGCTGTTGCAAGAGCTTCGACGAACATCCCGTGAAGGATTACTTCGAGTCAGGGCTGATGGTGACGATCAACTCGGACGATCCTCCGATGTTCGGGAGCAACCTGCTCGAGGAGTACGTGTTGGTGCAGAGTCGATTCGAGTTTTCACTGGAGCAGATGCGGGAGCTGGCGGCGAACGCCGTGGAGGCTAGCTTTCTGCCGCCTGAGCGCAAGCTGGATCTGTTGCGGCGTGTAGAGCAATACGGGCACTGATCCAAGGAGTACCCGCCCCCCCTATATGAATTGACTAAATTATTCATATGAAATGACTTAACTGGCACAGTGCCGTGCAAAAACGTCATTCCAAAGGGGTTACGGCCAAATTCGTCCAAGCAAAGGGGTTACGGGTCGTTGTTCCTTTCAAAGTAAAAAAACCTCGGCTTAGGCCGAGGCTCTTTGTCACTGTACTTACTATTATAGCGGTTGGAGCATAACTGATACGCCACGCGAATCTGCTGGATTGGCGCGGGTTTTGTGGACTAAGGGGCTTGACAAGATTTTTGGCCGAAGTTCAGGGACGCTTTGCGATTTGCGGCGCAAAGGATGAAGACAACTTCTGCATTTACGCTATCCAGCCGGTGATGCCGAGCGTTGGGTTCAGGGTGGGTGCGAGCGCAACCTTCGCTACCGGGTTAGGGGTCGCGATCGTCAGGGTGGAGGTCAGCTCGCCGGTCTGAAGAACGAGGAAACTCGCGGTGACAAGATAACCCTGCTCGGCGGTCACGTTGGCAACCGCCAAGAACGGTGCGACCGCCGGGTTGTTCAAAAATTTGAGCGCCACGGTCGTGTTCGAAACACCCTCCTCAGGCACGAAAAAGCTTACCGATGCCTTTGGGCCCTCGGGAAAGGCCCGGATCGTCACTGAGGACAGATCGGCAGTCGCCAAGTAGTGTCCGCCTTGAGGTATCTCCGCGACGGCAACGGAGGACAATAGGTTTCCACCCTCTTTCTGCTGCACTGGCGGGGTCGGAACTCCTTTGGCGATGCTGAATAAATAAGCATAAACAGGCTGCGTGCCGTTCCAGCCCGTTGGCGGGGCGGTGATCAGCGCATTCAGTCCGTCGAAATCCCCAACGACCTGGCCGTCGAGACCGATTGTGCTGCTTGAGCTTGGGTATCCGACACCGCTCGGGTGCGAGGCATCGGCGTAGTCCATCACGAGACAGCCGAAGGTCGCGCAGGCAAGAGCGTTGTTTCCCCGGATCACGACTCCCGAAATGCTGTCGGTGCCCGTCACGCCGGTGTGGCCGAAGACCGAAACGATTTGAGGCTGCTGTGGATTGGCGATGCTGATGAGTACGAGCTGCGCCTCGCCTCCGGTCCGGCCAGCGGCGAGCACATGCACGTCGTCAATCGAGATTGCGGTCACGCTGGCAAGGCTGGTACTAACCGATCCGCGCTTCACGGGAGTCTCCGGGTCCGAGATGTCGAACAGCGTCACTGTCCCGCTGCCCCAATCTCCAACGGCGGCCAGTTTCCCGTAACAATCCACCACATTGCCCGCTGCCGATGCGCGCACCATCGTCGTTTTAGGAGGCGATTTTTCGAAGTCGATGACAGCGAAATCCTGGCTTCTGGTGCTGGCGGCGATGACGATAAGTGGCATATTCCGTCCCTTCCAGCGATGTGATCAAGGGGCTCGTCAGGCGCGATGCCCGATTCAGATCACATGCTGCCGTTGGGCGCGTGATGGTAAAAGAAAGGGCGTTGATGCGGCCTGAATCACCCCAGTCCGGGTAGTGTACGCCTAGTTGTTGGGAAACGATTGTGAGCTCAAGGCACCGGCATCGTGAAGCAGAACGTTGTTCCGGTCCGATCGTCGCTCTGTGGCCAAAGACGACCGTTATGTAGTTCGATGATGGAACGGCAAATGGGTAGACCCAGGCCCATCCCATGTTCTTTGGTTGTATAAAACGCGTCGAAGATTTTGTCGTGATCGAAAAGGCCAACACCGTTGTCTTGCACTTCAACCCTAATTGCCCCTTCACCATGAACCCTTGTTCGCACAGCCAATACACGCGGACCATCGATCAGGGAGTCCATCGCGTCAAATCCGTTAATGCACAAATTGACCAGGACCTGCTGTATTTGTACGCGGTCGCCCCAGACCTCTGGCAGTTCGGGTGCCAGGTCGATTTCTACGCCGACGCTCCTTTTCGTTGCCTCGTTGCGAATGAGGTTTAGAACCTCCCTTGCAACTTCATTGATATCGAGCGGTACTTTTACTGGGCCCCCACCTCTGAAAAGGTTGCGCACACGTTGCACCACGTCGCTTGCGTGGTAGCCACAGTCCAAGACCTCCCGAATAAGATCGCGCGCGCTTGCGATGTCGACGCTCTCGTCTGAGAGCGCCTCGGAACACATGTGCGCATTGGCTATGATTGCGGTCAACGGCTGGTTGATCTCGTGCGCGATCGATGCGGACACTTCGCCAAGCGTAGCTATCTGTGATGCGCGGGCAAGTCTTTCTTCCAACCGTTGCACTGACTCCAGCGCGAGTTTGGTAGACGTGATATCCATCGCCGCGCCTATGTACTGAAGCTCGCCGACTTTGTCATGGACTGGTTTTCCCAGCACATGG
Coding sequences within:
- a CDS encoding amino acid permease, yielding MKKTLGPVSLTALGIGAVIGSGIFTVVGTAIAGEKFDTTSILRAPVLDYLIHHSALAGRPGAGPALAISLVLVAIVCGLTGLCYAELASMIPIAGSAYTYTYATLGELVAWIIGWDLILEYAGSNMAVSVGFAAHMVDLLDWFGFHPALRWISPAFLPGGLQDLQGHDLYPPGWHFGFDWPAFLVVMLLTVVLVRGIRESARTNNIMVLLKLAAILLFIFAGAHFIKPTLYHPYSPNGWSGVLTGGSIIFFTYIGFDSVSTAAEECRCPQKDVPIGIIATLVICTILYIGVATILTGLVPWQSMVDDAAPVVNALKKLSLEPGGHSLHWVRLAVLLGAMMGMISSILVFQLGQSRVWFAMSRDRLLPAVFGKVHSRFRTPAVATWVAGIVVGVPAGLLDIGTLTDLSNIGTLFAFALVSIGVIILRYREPERKRRFRVPFGPVIPVLSVAFCVLLMMGLPIITWMRFFVWLGIGLLIYFFYSRKRSEFYIPKV
- the add gene encoding adenosine deaminase: MARKQTKQDAEIDVVEWLRKLPKVELHLHLEGTIQLDTLLELSKRHDAEPLTVEEAKKLYIYENFLGFMDSFKAVSARLKGPDDYELITYNMIRDLAAQGVVHAEVYISFGIIYYWKNQEVEPYAEAMERGRVRGEKDFGTTVYWLIDAVRHFGAEEAVKVFRKAAELRKLYPSIVGIGIGGDEARGSADIFKESYAEAKAAGLRLTAHAGETIGPESIWAAINIGAERVGHALSAQHDAELLEVLAERQIPLELNVTSNIRTGCCKSFDEHPVKDYFESGLMVTINSDDPPMFGSNLLEEYVLVQSRFEFSLEQMRELAANAVEASFLPPERKLDLLRRVEQYGH